In Methanocaldococcus lauensis, a single genomic region encodes these proteins:
- a CDS encoding 50S ribosomal protein L30e: MRRRESMDVNKAIRTAVDTGKVILGSKRTIKFIKHGEGKLVVIAGNIPKDLEEDVKYYAKLSNIPVYQHKITSLELGAVCGKPFPVAALLVLDEGLSNIMELVEKKEGGE; the protein is encoded by the coding sequence ATGAGAAGGAGGGAAAGTATGGATGTGAATAAAGCAATTAGAACTGCAGTAGATACAGGTAAAGTAATTTTAGGTTCAAAAAGAACAATAAAATTCATTAAACACGGAGAAGGTAAGTTGGTAGTAATAGCAGGAAACATTCCAAAGGATTTAGAAGAAGATGTTAAGTACTACGCTAAATTATCAAACATCCCAGTTTACCAACACAAAATTACATCATTGGAACTGGGAGCAGTTTGTGGGAAACCTTTCCCAGTTGCTGCTCTTTTGGTTTTAGATGAAGGGCTCTCAAACATTATGGAGCTTGTAGAGAAGAAGGAAGGTGGTGAATAA
- a CDS encoding 30S ribosomal protein S12, producing MSGSKSPRGEFAGRKLRLKRKWCRWHDYNYVRRVLRLKEKYDPLEGAPMAKGIVIEKVGLEAKQPNSGIRKCVRVQLIKNGRVVTAFCPGNHAINFIDEHDEVIIEGIGGPKGPRAKGDIPGVKYKVIMVGRNSLRELVRGRQEKIKR from the coding sequence ATGAGTGGAAGTAAATCACCAAGAGGAGAATTTGCTGGAAGAAAGTTGAGGTTAAAAAGAAAATGGTGTAGATGGCACGATTACAACTATGTTAGAAGAGTTTTAAGGTTAAAAGAAAAATATGACCCATTAGAAGGAGCACCAATGGCAAAAGGAATCGTTATTGAAAAAGTAGGTTTAGAAGCAAAACAGCCAAACTCTGGTATTAGAAAATGTGTTAGAGTTCAATTAATTAAAAATGGAAGAGTAGTTACTGCATTCTGTCCAGGAAATCATGCAATAAACTTCATTGATGAGCACGATGAGGTTATTATTGAAGGTATTGGTGGTCCTAAAGGACCAAGAGCTAAGGGGGACATTCCAGGAGTTAAGTATAAAGTTATAATGGTTGGTAGAAACTCATTGAGGGAATTAGTTAGAGGAAGACAGGAGAAAATTAAAAGATAA
- a CDS encoding DNA-directed RNA polymerase subunit A'' has protein sequence MDMEVLKQKIENLDLPKSVKDELFEKLSKEDLDDQIIDEIIEEVVKAYKKALIEPYEAVGIVAAQSIGEPGTQMSLPYEEKIIIKDGEFIKAVEIGKLVDKMIEKFGFEKVGNSEVCDLPIEIYALSLDQDEKVHWKRIISCIRHKNNGKLIKIKTRSGREITATPYHSFVVRRDNKIVPIKGSDLKIGDRIPVVKYIPANCIETICVSEYILNNNSLDIPNELSLTYDFGYFIGTYLAKGSVYDEFIKISFINEEILKNIKLFLDNVDLKYEINNKDIKIYSQALIKLLLLNFGYNYKKIPDFVFGANKDFVKGLLRGYFDVNSIIDNKELKIFSNSKELIDGLAILLSRFGVFTIKNRIKENYALTVPCEYLKIFVDKIGTINQKSAKLKDIITKTKKYKSIDIIPSFGNALSKLGEKVEFPKIILKRYEKRQEIERNTLQRYLNRMKELGLKNGLDISTLKEYWLLKKSVDSDVIWDEIVKIEEVNYDKEYVYDISVEGLETFTTFDCIITHNTMRTFHYAGVAELNVTLGLPRMIEIVDARKEPSTPIMTIYLKEEYKNNREKAEEIAKDIESITLEGIADSISIDLWTQSIKVELDENKLAERNLTLDDVIEAIRKKLKVKIDVEGTTLYLKVKTPSIKALRKRLPKVKNIQLKGIPGIERVLVKKEGDEYVLYTQGSNLREVFKIEGVDTSRTITNNIIEIQEVLGIEAARNAIINEMKKTLEQQGLEVDIRHLMIVADIMTADGVVKPIGRHGVAGEKGSVLARAAFEETVKHLYSAAEKGEIDKLKGVIENVIVGKPIYIGTGCVELEIDRDYEEGKYKNNESNEE, from the coding sequence ATGGACATGGAAGTTTTAAAACAAAAAATTGAAAATTTAGACTTACCAAAGTCAGTAAAAGATGAGTTATTTGAAAAGTTATCTAAGGAAGATTTAGACGATCAAATTATAGATGAAATCATTGAGGAAGTTGTTAAGGCATATAAAAAGGCTTTGATAGAACCTTATGAAGCTGTTGGAATTGTTGCCGCTCAATCTATTGGTGAGCCAGGTACTCAGATGTCTTTGCCATATGAGGAGAAGATTATAATAAAAGATGGAGAATTTATAAAAGCTGTTGAAATTGGTAAATTAGTGGATAAAATGATTGAAAAATTTGGATTTGAGAAAGTTGGAAATAGTGAGGTTTGCGATTTACCAATTGAGATTTATGCTTTAAGTTTAGATCAAGATGAAAAAGTGCATTGGAAGAGAATTATAAGCTGTATTAGACATAAAAATAATGGAAAATTAATTAAAATAAAAACAAGATCTGGAAGAGAGATTACAGCAACTCCTTACCATTCATTTGTAGTAAGAAGAGATAATAAAATAGTCCCAATTAAAGGATCTGACTTAAAGATTGGAGATAGAATTCCAGTAGTTAAATATATCCCCGCTAACTGTATTGAAACAATATGTGTTTCTGAATACATTTTAAATAATAATAGTTTAGACATTCCAAATGAATTATCATTAACTTACGACTTTGGATACTTTATAGGAACTTATTTAGCAAAAGGTTCAGTATATGATGAATTTATTAAAATATCTTTCATTAACGAGGAAATTTTAAAAAATATAAAACTATTCTTAGATAATGTTGATTTAAAGTATGAAATAAACAATAAAGATATTAAAATATATTCACAAGCATTAATAAAGTTATTATTATTAAACTTTGGATATAACTACAAAAAAATCCCTGACTTTGTATTTGGAGCAAATAAAGATTTTGTTAAAGGATTACTTAGAGGATACTTTGATGTAAATAGTATCATCGATAATAAGGAATTAAAGATATTCTCAAATTCAAAAGAACTTATTGATGGATTGGCAATATTGTTATCAAGATTTGGAGTATTTACAATAAAAAATAGAATAAAAGAAAATTATGCATTAACAGTTCCATGTGAATATTTAAAAATATTTGTTGATAAGATAGGAACAATTAATCAAAAAAGTGCAAAATTAAAAGATATAATAACTAAAACTAAGAAATACAAATCAATAGACATTATTCCATCATTCGGAAATGCTTTAAGTAAATTAGGAGAAAAAGTTGAATTTCCAAAAATAATATTAAAAAGATATGAAAAGAGGCAAGAAATTGAAAGAAATACATTACAAAGATACTTAAATAGAATGAAGGAATTAGGATTAAAGAATGGATTGGATATTTCAACTTTAAAGGAGTATTGGTTATTGAAAAAATCTGTTGATAGTGATGTAATTTGGGATGAGATAGTTAAAATTGAAGAAGTAAATTATGATAAAGAGTATGTTTATGACATAAGCGTTGAGGGATTAGAAACATTTACGACATTTGATTGTATAATAACTCACAACACTATGAGAACATTCCACTACGCAGGGGTTGCAGAACTTAACGTTACATTAGGTTTGCCAAGAATGATTGAAATTGTCGATGCAAGGAAAGAGCCATCAACTCCAATAATGACAATCTATCTAAAAGAGGAGTATAAGAATAATAGAGAAAAAGCGGAAGAGATTGCAAAAGATATTGAAAGTATAACCTTAGAAGGAATTGCCGATAGTATAAGTATTGATCTATGGACTCAATCTATAAAAGTTGAATTAGACGAAAATAAATTAGCAGAGAGAAATCTAACATTGGATGATGTTATTGAGGCAATTAGGAAAAAATTAAAAGTAAAGATTGATGTTGAAGGAACTACACTATATCTAAAGGTAAAGACTCCTTCAATAAAAGCACTTAGAAAGAGGTTACCAAAAGTTAAAAATATTCAATTAAAAGGAATCCCAGGAATTGAAAGAGTTTTAGTTAAAAAAGAAGGGGATGAATATGTTTTATATACTCAGGGTTCAAATTTAAGAGAAGTCTTTAAAATCGAAGGAGTAGATACGAGTAGAACCATAACTAACAATATAATCGAAATCCAAGAAGTTTTAGGTATTGAAGCAGCAAGAAATGCGATAATTAACGAAATGAAAAAGACCTTAGAACAGCAAGGGTTAGAAGTAGATATAAGACATTTAATGATAGTGGCTGACATTATGACTGCTGATGGTGTTGTTAAACCAATAGGTAGGCACGGAGTTGCTGGAGAAAAAGGTTCTGTCCTCGCAAGGGCGGCATTTGAGGAGACAGTCAAACATCTATATTCTGCCGCAGAGAAGGGAGAAATTGATAAGTTAAAGGGAGTTATTGAAAATGTTATTGTAGGAAAACCAATATATATTGGAACTGGATGTGTAGAATTAGAGATTGATAGAGATTATGAAGAGGGTAAGTATAAAAATAATGAAAGTAATGAAGAGTAA
- a CDS encoding NusA-like transcription termination signal-binding factor, giving the protein MAKVRLTTEEIMKIGFFEKIANVPIIDCVLNDERVAFIVKEGDIGAAIGKGGENVKTAEEKFGKKVDIIEYSNDWRKFIRNIFAPIQLEDVWVKRVGKDVVAFIKINPKVRRAVFGEKGKNLERALKILKRHTKITKIKVIVENQKFKRKGVRKPVTKEQQQEQAEKESKVAQEAEAQQDVKETTNE; this is encoded by the coding sequence ATGGCTAAGGTAAGATTAACAACAGAAGAAATTATGAAAATTGGATTTTTTGAAAAAATTGCTAATGTTCCCATAATCGACTGTGTATTAAATGATGAAAGAGTTGCTTTTATTGTAAAGGAGGGTGATATTGGAGCGGCAATTGGGAAAGGAGGAGAGAATGTTAAAACAGCAGAAGAGAAATTTGGAAAGAAAGTTGATATTATTGAATACTCAAACGATTGGAGAAAGTTTATAAGAAATATATTTGCACCAATACAGTTAGAGGATGTATGGGTTAAGAGAGTTGGAAAGGATGTTGTTGCTTTTATCAAAATAAATCCAAAAGTCAGAAGAGCGGTTTTTGGAGAAAAAGGTAAAAACTTAGAAAGAGCTTTAAAGATTTTAAAAAGACACACAAAAATTACAAAAATAAAAGTTATTGTAGAAAATCAAAAATTTAAAAGAAAAGGAGTAAGAAAACCAGTAACTAAAGAGCAGCAGCAAGAACAAGCTGAAAAAGAATCAAAGGTTGCTCAAGAAGCTGAAGCTCAACAGGATGTAAAAGAAACCACTAATGAGTAA